One Candidatus Bathyarchaeota archaeon genomic region harbors:
- a CDS encoding acyltransferase family protein — protein sequence MTKREKAKPRNRLFYLDNFRIYLIILVILHHAAMAYSGTGLWYVSDPSVDAISSFFLLIFNFINQSYFMSAFFLLAGYFTPRSLERKGSKQFLKDRVIRLVIPIVIYTTIIQAINDYMIENFVNDANLSIWAIMKWRIEHLATSYSPAHLWFLQALLAFAVIYVIYRVLADRSSRKPIQLYQDKFPPNTILLFCIGVLTVLTFAVRLVFPFGAWFLIGEPAHFIHYIFCFFVGVLAYRSDWFSRLSRSQARPWGIMSLVIIPLIVVIIFGGGLENTYKFVGGLHYQAFIYAAWESFLMIGIIVFLLYFFRERLNKTGLVAKSMAANVYTVYIIHVTIIIALQILMLSINIPTIMKFFIVSLIAVPLCFTLSILIRRIPYARRVLG from the coding sequence ATGACCAAACGAGAAAAGGCAAAACCACGGAATAGACTATTTTACTTAGATAATTTTAGGATTTATCTGATTATTTTAGTGATTTTACATCATGCAGCTATGGCTTATAGCGGGACAGGACTATGGTATGTCAGTGACCCTTCAGTTGATGCTATCAGCTCCTTTTTCTTACTGATATTCAATTTCATTAATCAAAGCTACTTTATGTCAGCTTTCTTCCTTCTAGCTGGATATTTCACACCTCGATCGTTGGAAAGAAAAGGCTCCAAACAATTCCTGAAAGATCGTGTGATCCGATTGGTTATCCCCATAGTCATCTATACAACCATAATTCAAGCCATTAACGATTATATGATTGAAAACTTTGTGAATGATGCAAATTTATCGATTTGGGCGATTATGAAATGGCGAATTGAGCATCTTGCAACCTCTTACAGCCCAGCCCATCTTTGGTTCCTACAAGCATTACTAGCCTTTGCGGTAATTTATGTAATTTATAGAGTATTAGCTGATCGAAGTTCGAGGAAGCCAATCCAACTCTACCAGGACAAATTTCCCCCAAACACTATTCTATTATTCTGTATTGGAGTTTTAACAGTTCTTACGTTTGCTGTGCGTTTAGTTTTCCCATTTGGTGCTTGGTTCCTAATTGGTGAACCGGCCCACTTTATCCACTACATTTTCTGCTTTTTTGTTGGTGTTTTGGCGTATCGGAGTGATTGGTTCAGTCGATTATCAAGATCGCAAGCCCGTCCTTGGGGGATCATGTCTCTAGTGATTATTCCTCTCATCGTTGTAATTATTTTTGGGGGAGGCTTGGAGAACACATACAAATTTGTGGGAGGACTGCATTATCAAGCGTTTATTTATGCAGCCTGGGAATCCTTTCTTATGATAGGGATAATCGTCTTTCTTCTTTACTTTTTCCGGGAAAGACTCAATAAGACAGGGCTTGTCGCTAAATCAATGGCCGCAAACGTTTACACTGTCTACATTATTCATGTAACGATCATCATTGCACTTCAAATTTTAATGCTGTCTATCAATATCCCTACGATCATGAAGTTCTTCATTGTTTCACTGATCGCCGTACCTCTATGTTTCACACTTAGCATTCTCATCCGAAGAATTCCATACGCAAGACGAGTCCTTGGATAA
- a CDS encoding DEAD/DEAH box helicase, with the protein MSNFQDLALIPDVKIRLKELEFDELFPIQEKTISPILKGRDVIGQAKTGTGKTAAYAIPIIEKLRKKNGVQALIIIPTRELAQQVVNQFKDIAKYTPFRFLAIFGGEPIGRQIREIPKADVVMGTPGRLIDHLKRGTLHLNKTEILVIDEADRMLDMGFIDDVRFIINHLPKNRQTCMFSATMPEEVTRLAKASMNNPVRIFVDEDEISVESIEQLYCLVERRRKLQTLNELIHQFRWKKILIFVATRRQADWLAERLNRVSAAQKLHGGLTQSRRNFVMRRFRNSERSIIVATDLAARGIDITDIDCIINYDMPKEPLTYFHRIGRTGRAGGQGTSMSIVSYQDRSMLATIKSFTNIQLKELIRKHNNNQRFAAWMEGSPEPDPFVEEIY; encoded by the coding sequence ATGAGTAATTTTCAAGATTTAGCGCTTATTCCAGACGTTAAGATTCGATTGAAAGAATTAGAGTTTGACGAGTTATTTCCCATTCAGGAGAAGACAATCTCTCCTATTCTAAAAGGCCGAGATGTGATAGGTCAAGCAAAAACAGGAACAGGAAAAACCGCAGCGTACGCTATACCAATCATAGAGAAACTTCGTAAAAAAAACGGAGTTCAGGCCTTAATAATTATTCCAACAAGGGAACTCGCTCAACAAGTGGTAAACCAATTTAAAGATATAGCAAAGTATACACCCTTTCGTTTTTTGGCAATATTCGGCGGAGAACCTATAGGAAGACAGATTAGGGAGATTCCAAAAGCTGATGTGGTAATGGGGACGCCTGGGAGGCTTATTGATCATCTCAAACGAGGTACTTTACACCTTAATAAAACTGAAATTCTGGTGATAGATGAAGCTGATAGAATGCTAGACATGGGTTTCATCGATGATGTACGATTCATCATCAATCATCTACCAAAAAATAGACAGACTTGTATGTTTTCGGCCACCATGCCAGAAGAGGTGACTCGGCTCGCTAAAGCATCTATGAACAATCCAGTAAGGATCTTTGTTGATGAAGATGAGATCTCAGTTGAAAGTATAGAGCAGCTTTACTGTTTGGTAGAGCGTAGACGTAAGCTCCAAACATTAAACGAGTTAATCCATCAGTTTAGATGGAAAAAAATTCTTATATTTGTTGCGACTCGCAGACAAGCTGACTGGCTAGCAGAAAGACTCAACAGAGTGAGCGCTGCTCAGAAACTTCATGGGGGATTAACTCAGTCTCGAAGAAACTTTGTGATGCGACGGTTTAGAAATTCTGAGAGGAGTATTATAGTAGCTACGGATCTAGCTGCCAGAGGTATAGACATCACAGACATAGATTGTATCATAAACTATGATATGCCGAAGGAGCCTCTAACATACTTCCATCGAATAGGCAGAACAGGGCGTGCTGGAGGACAAGGGACTTCTATGTCCATCGTATCATACCAGGATAGGTCCATGCTTGCGACTATAAAATCCTTTACAAACATTCAGCTAAAGGAATTAATTAGGAAGCACAACAACAATCAAAGATTTGCTGCATGGATGGAAGGATCTCCAGAACCCGATCCATTTGTTGAAGAGATCTATTGA
- a CDS encoding DUF1801 domain-containing protein has translation MKSKEVDTYINKFDVEKKKILKKLRAIILKTRPDLKEEFKMGVPWYGGLFYLVGLKDHVNMGFAFGGLEKHKKELEGKGKYMRHIKFFSSKDIDENKLIRMIKLTKKSYGKC, from the coding sequence ATGAAAAGCAAAGAGGTCGATACATACATCAATAAGTTTGATGTAGAGAAGAAAAAAATTCTCAAGAAATTAAGAGCAATCATTCTGAAAACAAGGCCAGACCTGAAAGAAGAGTTTAAAATGGGAGTTCCTTGGTATGGCGGTCTGTTTTATCTTGTTGGTCTTAAAGACCATGTTAACATGGGATTTGCATTTGGCGGTTTAGAAAAACATAAAAAAGAGTTAGAAGGAAAGGGCAAATATATGAGACATATTAAATTTTTCTCATCTAAAGATATTGATGAGAATAAATTAATCAGAATGATAAAATTAACAAAAAAGTCATATGGTAAATGTTAA
- a CDS encoding polyprenyl synthetase family protein, with translation MSTDPMKILIEKGQIVKEPMIRFLKIGTSPEFEEIMRWQVESGGKRIRPALALSFAKAIGKRDPQDPTIIVAAAGIELIHNMSLIYDDIIDQATTRRGKPTTRAEFGDEMAILAGIQHRECIYQAARETGSDYFPEVSRLFSEAISEVVEGERLDVLFEQKDRPFPYFTKHKYDLVVEEDYLQMINAKTASLIRAACAVGALVGGGTEKQIEAAGEFGTAIGHAFQIMDDYLDLFGDKKLGKEIGKDIIEQKLGNIVIIKALQNLSHEKQEVLLETMRSDLREEERVSKVMDLINQGNGRSLTRKSAQEFIDKAKKALEENFPDSDERRVLAKIADYVVSRLY, from the coding sequence ATGTCAACAGATCCTATGAAGATACTTATTGAGAAAGGGCAGATAGTTAAAGAACCTATGATACGATTTCTTAAAATTGGTACTAGTCCCGAATTCGAGGAAATAATGCGTTGGCAGGTGGAATCTGGAGGAAAGCGAATCAGGCCTGCATTAGCTCTATCATTCGCAAAAGCCATCGGAAAACGGGACCCACAGGATCCAACGATTATTGTTGCTGCTGCCGGTATTGAATTGATCCATAACATGTCTCTTATTTATGATGATATAATTGATCAAGCCACAACTCGGAGAGGAAAACCGACTACGCGAGCTGAATTTGGAGATGAAATGGCAATTTTAGCAGGAATTCAGCATCGGGAATGTATCTACCAAGCTGCAAGAGAAACAGGATCGGATTACTTCCCCGAAGTTTCTAGATTATTTTCTGAAGCAATTTCTGAGGTGGTTGAGGGAGAGCGCTTAGATGTTCTTTTCGAGCAAAAAGATCGTCCTTTCCCATATTTTACAAAGCACAAATACGATCTAGTGGTCGAAGAAGATTATTTGCAGATGATAAATGCAAAAACAGCTAGCTTAATTAGAGCTGCTTGTGCTGTTGGAGCTCTAGTCGGAGGAGGAACAGAGAAACAGATTGAGGCCGCTGGAGAGTTTGGTACTGCCATTGGTCATGCTTTTCAAATCATGGATGATTACCTTGATTTATTTGGTGATAAGAAACTTGGCAAAGAAATCGGTAAAGACATTATTGAACAAAAACTTGGCAATATTGTTATAATCAAAGCACTTCAGAACCTTTCGCATGAGAAGCAGGAGGTACTCCTTGAGACCATGAGAAGCGACCTTCGTGAGGAAGAACGAGTATCTAAAGTTATGGATTTAATAAATCAAGGGAATGGTAGGTCTCTTACAAGAAAAAGTGCACAGGAGTTTATTGACAAAGCTAAAAAAGCTCTCGAAGAGAACTTTCCAGACTCTGATGAGAGGAGAGTACTCGCTAAAATAGCTGACTATGTTGTTTCCAGATTGTATTAA
- a CDS encoding creatininase family protein yields the protein MDNFFICELTTEEVKKALEKTDVVILPFGSTEQHSRHLPLGTDSIITYEITKRVAEKINKEFPVLVAPLVSIGKSIEHMSFSGTITFQRETLANIVLDISRSLIKHGFKKIVLINGHGGNTRLLGDLLKDIRYETGAFVSLIDLWSPALLHDVLKKITDIKKCEVFHAGLLETSFMMLLRPDLVHEDKIQKGPPNRFTEETGFKYHKLIGGKLGGFSWLTKDVTKSGIIGDPTKATKEIGETVLNYVVDEMCNILREVKSLKIDYK from the coding sequence TTGGATAATTTCTTCATATGTGAGTTGACAACAGAGGAGGTAAAAAAAGCCTTAGAAAAAACAGATGTGGTAATATTACCTTTTGGCTCAACTGAACAACATTCAAGACACCTTCCTCTGGGAACTGACAGCATCATAACTTATGAGATTACAAAAAGAGTTGCAGAAAAAATAAATAAAGAATTTCCAGTTTTAGTAGCACCACTAGTCTCAATAGGTAAATCTATAGAACATATGTCTTTTAGTGGTACAATTACCTTTCAGAGAGAAACCCTTGCTAATATCGTTTTGGATATTTCCAGAAGCTTGATTAAGCATGGCTTTAAAAAAATTGTCTTGATAAATGGCCATGGCGGTAACACACGACTTCTTGGTGATTTACTAAAGGACATTAGATATGAAACTGGTGCCTTTGTTTCTCTAATAGACTTATGGTCACCTGCTTTATTACACGACGTTCTTAAGAAAATAACTGATATCAAAAAATGCGAAGTTTTCCATGCCGGTTTGTTGGAGACTTCTTTTATGATGCTATTGCGACCTGATTTGGTGCATGAAGATAAAATCCAGAAGGGGCCTCCTAATAGATTCACTGAAGAAACTGGTTTCAAGTATCATAAGTTGATCGGAGGTAAATTGGGTGGATTCTCTTGGTTGACAAAGGATGTAACAAAGTCCGGAATTATAGGTGATCCAACAAAAGCAACTAAAGAAATTGGAGAGACTGTCTTGAATTATGTAGTGGATGAGATGTGTAATATTCTGCGAGAAGTAAAGTCTTTGAAGATTGATTATAAATAA
- a CDS encoding tautomerase family protein, producing MPYVEISMGTESLTPEQKIKLNKAMSDSLLRVFQEEKGIKPPVIVVIREHPPDNWLINGETLTEVRKKRQAQK from the coding sequence ATGCCTTATGTTGAAATATCTATGGGAACAGAGTCTTTAACCCCTGAGCAAAAAATAAAATTGAACAAAGCTATGAGTGATAGTCTATTGAGAGTCTTTCAGGAGGAAAAAGGAATCAAACCGCCAGTAATTGTTGTAATACGGGAACACCCGCCTGATAATTGGTTAATTAATGGCGAAACATTAACTGAAGTTAGGAAGAAACGACAAGCTCAGAAATAA
- a CDS encoding cation transporter, whose protein sequence is MHSKLHRRALWLSYFTLGYNIVEGIISIFAGALAGSIALVGFGLDSFVESISGGVMIWRFHKPENLSEDELERIEKKAAKFVAYSFFILGIYVLYESIKKLYFKEIPNPSLIGIVIAIISIIAMPILYYMKYRTGKSLNSKSLIADSKETLACAFLSVALLIGLGLNYLYGFWQADPIVGLVIVLFLIIEGYETLKETE, encoded by the coding sequence ATGCATTCAAAACTTCACAGAAGGGCTCTTTGGCTTTCATATTTCACATTAGGATACAATATCGTAGAAGGAATCATTTCAATTTTTGCCGGCGCATTAGCGGGAAGTATCGCTTTAGTTGGATTTGGTCTTGATAGTTTTGTTGAGTCTATTTCAGGTGGAGTCATGATTTGGAGGTTTCATAAACCTGAGAATTTATCAGAAGATGAATTAGAAAGAATTGAGAAGAAAGCAGCGAAATTTGTGGCCTATTCATTCTTTATTTTAGGGATTTATGTGCTATATGAATCGATTAAAAAACTATATTTTAAAGAAATCCCGAATCCTAGCCTAATCGGAATAGTAATTGCCATCATCTCAATAATAGCGATGCCTATTCTTTACTATATGAAATATAGAACTGGAAAATCACTGAATAGCAAAAGTCTGATTGCAGATTCCAAAGAAACTCTTGCATGCGCGTTTCTTTCTGTGGCTTTATTGATTGGTCTAGGACTGAATTATCTATACGGATTCTGGCAGGCAGATCCTATTGTAGGATTAGTAATTGTTTTATTTCTAATAATTGAGGGGTATGAAACCCTGAAGGAAACAGAATAA
- a CDS encoding 4Fe-4S binding protein codes for MRYVEPWANAVVSFALTPGTWWIEDYLGKVTRMVQKANVFTYYRKTYFIGEIIKKRIEAAGYKAHNIIPNAIYRPDHTFHKENPDLDIKPPLSLRYMAVGAGVGAFGWSGNVLVPGAWSNIYLGGVITDALLQPDDLLEDNLCDNCRICARVCPTGFIHQNEETSMVIGGRKHIHNKKLSDFRCLIGCGGYTGISKDGKWSTWSTGRTILPEDDLLLPDIFVKLRKDPTNVDANRNLALESRGVLSRSLEAMKPTCATCSVVCSGPLKYRERLMNLLFSSGVVEKDEQGNEIVIKRDEKGRKVVIRPEG; via the coding sequence ATGCGGTATGTAGAGCCATGGGCCAATGCTGTAGTTTCATTTGCCCTGACCCCGGGTACTTGGTGGATCGAGGATTATCTAGGTAAAGTCACCCGAATGGTGCAGAAAGCCAATGTATTCACATACTATCGCAAGACATATTTCATCGGGGAAATCATCAAGAAACGGATAGAGGCTGCTGGATACAAGGCTCATAATATTATTCCAAATGCAATATACCGTCCCGATCATACGTTTCATAAAGAAAATCCAGATCTTGATATAAAACCACCTTTATCTTTGCGGTACATGGCTGTTGGAGCTGGTGTTGGGGCATTTGGTTGGAGCGGAAATGTCTTGGTACCAGGAGCTTGGTCTAATATTTATTTAGGGGGAGTGATAACAGATGCTTTGCTTCAACCTGATGATCTTTTAGAAGATAACCTTTGTGATAATTGTCGCATTTGCGCCCGCGTTTGCCCAACAGGTTTTATCCACCAAAATGAAGAAACCAGCATGGTTATTGGCGGACGTAAACACATCCATAACAAAAAACTTAGCGATTTCCGTTGTCTCATTGGTTGTGGAGGGTATACAGGGATTTCTAAGGACGGTAAGTGGAGTACTTGGTCAACAGGCCGGACTATTCTGCCAGAAGACGACTTGCTGCTTCCCGATATCTTTGTAAAATTACGTAAAGACCCGACCAATGTCGATGCCAATCGCAATTTAGCCTTAGAGTCTCGCGGAGTTCTGTCCCGCTCTTTGGAAGCTATGAAACCGACTTGCGCCACATGTTCCGTTGTGTGCAGCGGACCTTTGAAGTATCGTGAAAGGTTGATGAATCTATTATTCAGCTCTGGAGTTGTTGAAAAGGATGAACAGGGGAATGAAATTGTGATTAAGCGGGATGAAAAAGGAAGGAAAGTCGTAATTAGACCTGAGGGATAA
- a CDS encoding PAS domain S-box protein, giving the protein MSNKIEKIIDINLKENKRVPDTPLFKIPLDQLTDAAFITAMEGKILAVNQKVEELINLKIKELIGLNLLELGFFSKEGMTAITENFSKLISGIPVVPYEAKIYSDDNKEKIVNIDLKKIEYNGKSAALIELKDISDFRKLEEELFEIDYKQKILFEGALNPIMIINEDGRYIDANKAALDFFECDKKDLIGEIADLPPDIMKIQASKQLPFISRRTIKVDYIIQGRSKRLLINIVPLIISNKTFLYSIGQDITERELLEKEFKSYSEILEQLIDEHSKELLESEERYRRLVEYSPDAIFVLRKGRIIFANPATAKILGYLNPEELIGKSITSMIHPEYQNMIKEKMMLVESGDHLPLSEIRFISVYGKEIDVEIIAIPISYQNEQSVHTIFRDITKKKQTENELRKIKEKRDRAEMMEKFISDATHELRTPLVSIKGFVDRVIEGKSGKLPKQAVLELEIVKRNTERLLNLVDELLDIRRIESGKLRLNLKPIDFQEVIQHCVNEIKPLIEGKKQRFNFKVPRGNLVVKGDIIRLSQALMNLLNNASKFTPEKGKIELSVEKMKKSIQVQIKDTGIGIKNEDIDRIFEPFVDIIKKSGYIKGTGLGLSVTKGLINGHGGKIWAESSGKGKGATFTFTLPKLQNIESH; this is encoded by the coding sequence TTGAGTAATAAAATTGAGAAAATCATAGATATTAACTTAAAAGAGAATAAAAGAGTGCCAGACACTCCTCTATTCAAAATCCCTCTTGACCAATTAACCGATGCTGCTTTTATTACAGCCATGGAAGGAAAAATATTAGCAGTCAATCAAAAAGTTGAGGAGTTAATTAATTTAAAAATTAAAGAGTTAATCGGGCTGAATCTTCTTGAATTAGGATTTTTCTCTAAAGAAGGCATGACAGCTATCACTGAAAATTTTTCTAAACTCATATCTGGAATTCCTGTTGTACCTTATGAAGCCAAAATATATTCCGATGATAATAAAGAAAAAATAGTAAATATTGATTTGAAGAAAATTGAGTACAATGGTAAGTCGGCAGCTTTAATAGAATTAAAAGATATCAGCGATTTCAGGAAATTAGAAGAAGAATTATTTGAAATTGATTATAAACAAAAAATATTATTCGAGGGTGCTCTAAACCCAATCATGATTATAAATGAAGACGGACGTTACATAGATGCCAATAAAGCAGCCCTTGATTTTTTCGAGTGCGATAAAAAAGATTTGATTGGTGAAATCGCTGATTTACCTCCTGATATTATGAAAATTCAGGCATCAAAACAATTGCCTTTCATTAGTCGCCGAACAATTAAGGTGGATTATATTATTCAAGGAAGATCTAAAAGGCTTTTGATTAATATTGTGCCCTTAATTATATCAAATAAGACTTTCCTATATAGTATAGGACAGGATATTACTGAACGCGAACTTTTAGAGAAAGAATTTAAAAGCTATTCAGAAATTTTAGAACAATTAATTGACGAGCATTCTAAGGAATTATTGGAAAGTGAAGAACGTTATCGTCGACTTGTTGAATATTCACCAGATGCGATCTTTGTACTAAGAAAAGGAAGAATAATATTTGCTAATCCTGCTACAGCAAAAATTCTTGGTTATTTAAATCCTGAAGAACTCATAGGAAAATCAATAACAAGTATGATTCATCCCGAATATCAAAATATGATAAAAGAAAAGATGATGCTTGTGGAAAGTGGAGATCATTTACCGCTCTCAGAAATTAGATTTATCAGCGTATATGGCAAAGAGATTGATGTCGAAATAATAGCAATTCCAATTAGTTACCAAAATGAGCAGTCTGTCCATACTATTTTTCGTGACATCACCAAAAAAAAGCAAACTGAAAATGAGCTTAGAAAGATAAAAGAAAAGCGTGACCGTGCGGAAATGATGGAGAAATTTATCTCAGACGCAACACACGAACTTAGAACACCGCTTGTTTCCATTAAAGGTTTCGTAGACCGAGTTATTGAAGGAAAATCAGGTAAATTACCCAAACAAGCAGTATTAGAATTAGAAATAGTAAAGCGAAATACTGAACGCCTTTTAAATCTAGTCGACGAACTGCTAGATATCCGACGCATTGAATCTGGAAAGCTGAGACTAAACCTTAAACCAATAGACTTCCAAGAAGTTATTCAGCATTGCGTAAATGAAATTAAACCATTAATTGAGGGAAAAAAACAAAGATTCAACTTTAAGGTTCCAAGGGGTAATTTAGTTGTCAAAGGGGATATCATCAGATTAAGCCAAGCTCTAATGAACCTACTAAACAATGCCTCTAAATTCACTCCCGAAAAAGGAAAAATAGAATTAAGCGTTGAAAAGATGAAGAAAAGTATTCAAGTTCAGATAAAAGATACAGGAATTGGTATAAAAAATGAAGATATAGATAGAATTTTCGAGCCTTTTGTGGATATCATCAAAAAATCTGGTTATATAAAGGGTACAGGTCTAGGTCTAAGTGTCACAAAAGGATTAATAAATGGCCATGGTGGCAAAATATGGGCTGAGTCATCAGGTAAAGGAAAAGGGGCTACATTCACCTTTACTTTGCCTAAACTGCAGAATATTGAATCTCACTAA
- a CDS encoding UbiA family prenyltransferase, protein MLKASGFFDLTRIRYIIFLNIPLLLSAFILAKNFDLRLILFICISYFFAHFFVNAINDLYDVEEDRINRIKSVENPICSGKISRKEGRYITITLPFFAILFAIPTNLIWLGAIIFTIFLGWSYSAPPIRAEMKPWGFLVNESLGSSVGFVWTYLAVKPTNLSLPFWVFPIALFIFFSHAIIISKDLPDMKSDREYGFRTFALVYGVRTTQRFIILSIILSLIIYLYLLVIGIFSIISLPFAIIGAILPLKNISKPLNQLTDRHLIYQKVIPGSLFYSISLILGLAGKLVIPF, encoded by the coding sequence ATGTTAAAAGCTAGCGGATTTTTTGATCTTACGAGGATAAGATATATTATTTTTCTCAATATCCCTTTGTTGCTATCTGCTTTTATTCTTGCTAAAAATTTTGATTTAAGACTGATTCTTTTTATATGCATTTCATACTTCTTTGCTCATTTCTTTGTAAATGCTATAAACGACTTATATGATGTTGAAGAAGATAGAATTAATCGAATAAAATCTGTTGAAAATCCAATATGTTCTGGAAAAATCTCTAGAAAAGAGGGAAGATATATAACAATTACGTTACCATTTTTTGCTATATTATTTGCTATTCCAACAAATCTAATATGGTTGGGTGCAATTATATTCACAATTTTTTTAGGCTGGTCTTATAGCGCACCACCTATTAGAGCTGAGATGAAGCCATGGGGTTTTCTAGTAAATGAATCTCTTGGAAGCAGTGTTGGATTTGTATGGACTTATTTAGCAGTAAAACCGACTAATTTGAGTTTGCCTTTTTGGGTATTTCCTATTGCCCTTTTCATATTCTTCAGCCACGCGATAATTATTAGTAAGGATCTTCCCGACATGAAATCAGACCGAGAATATGGCTTTAGGACTTTTGCCTTAGTTTATGGTGTTAGAACCACTCAAAGATTCATAATTCTGAGTATAATTCTATCATTAATAATCTACTTATACCTCTTAGTGATCGGTATTTTCTCAATTATCAGTTTACCTTTCGCAATTATCGGTGCGATCTTACCATTGAAGAATATTTCAAAACCTCTTAACCAATTGACAGATCGCCATCTTATTTATCAGAAGGTGATACCTGGAAGTTTATTCTATTCGATTAGCTTAATATTAGGTTTAGCAGGAAAACTTGTAATTCCATTTTAG